The DNA segment GATATCCAACTACTTTGATGCATTTCCAgactcaaaaataaaatatttttagctCTTCTAATTTGATATAAGATACTACCACTACAACAACAAGGTCACAACTACTTGGATTCGGCTAATTTGTTacaaatgaaaaggaaaaagatgcTTGACGATTCATAGATACAAACATCTATTTGCACATGTTATTAAGACAAAATACATTAGACTACAAATATGTCAAAGACATATATTATTTCAAATATACTTAAaactttcttttctctcttctccTTTCAGGAAAATCTACTTGAGCAAGAAAAGAAGATTGAATAGGGTAAAGCCTGTCGGCACCAAGATGGCTACATGATTGTGAAAGAAACCAAGAAAATTCATTTAGTTTCAGTAAACAAACTTGAATCGTAGGTAATAAATTCCCAAAGTAAttctcaaaatcaagaaatagaaAACCTAATTAGTCTCATTTCTACTCTTTACAAATATCAAAGCAATAAAGAAAAATGTCGAACATTACGAACAAAATATAAGTACAAAAATGAAAGTACCTTGCAAGCAATCGCAGTTCTCCGCCTCCTTGCGGACGACATCAAGGACAGCATCGATGAGCTCGGCGCCCTCGGTGTAGTGCCCTTTGGCCCAGTTGTTTCCGGCCCCGGACTGGCCGAAGACGAAGTTGTCGGGCCTAAAGATCTTGCCCACGGGACCGGATCTGATGGAGTCCATGGTGCCGGGCTCGAGATCAATAAGAACGGCGCGGGGGACGTACCGGCCGCCGTTTGCCTCGTTGTAGTATACATTGATCCGCTCGAGCTGGAGGCCGGAGTCGCCCGTGCAATTACCGGTGCTGTCGATGCCGTGCTCCTCGCAGATCACCTCCCAGAACTTAGCACCGATCTGGTTACCGCATTGGCCACCCTGTATGTGCAGGATCTCCCTCATACTCACCTGCCGGAGATCCCAAGGTCGCTAAGTTTAGGGTTCGGAGCGACGGCGAAGGGAAGAGAGGCGAAGAGGAGAAGTAGGCGGAGAAGACGAATGGGATCGGAGACTCACAACCGCCCCTATTTATACCCGAGTTAGTCGTGCTTACCGATTAtttaggaattatttttaggaGAAATGGTTCACTTCGCAGATTGTGAGACAACTTAAGCTACGAGTCACGATTTAGACGCACATCCTTCCATCGCGACGTAACTCGGACGGTCTACACAACGGCGTCAATCGCCATTCACAGAACGAGGATGTTAACGACCACCTGGCTCCGGTTTGGCGCGGGAAAAAAACGCTCTTTCGCCTTTGTAACACAGCGATATATGGCGTGCGAACCCGTTATGGACTCTTCGGTAAATCCCGGTTTCCAAGTTTGAGTTGTCGATGCCAAGAACAGTGAACTCGGCATCGGATGTCATGATCTACACACATCACAGTTATATCGGTCGTTGGATGAAGCAGTAGGTGACGTTTGATTATTAAGgtcaacacacacacacgcacacaagaCAAACAAATAGAATTCTCTAGCTAGTTTGTGGTTCCTAGAAATGAGCCTGAATCCGATCTATGATCTTCTTGTCCACCTGAAAGGCCTTAGCGAGGATATCATCCGAGATGGCTGGTTTGGACCCGAAGACGGAATTGGCGATGGTGATCACCCCCGGATTTTGGCTGCTGAGACCGGAGAGTGCGACGGCCTTGCTGGTGCCGTAGTTGAACTGGAAATGGATGAGGCCTTGGGGGAACACAAACACGTCACCCTTGCGAAGCACTTTGGTGACGAGCCTGTTGTCGGGGTTGGAGGTGACGAAGCCGACGTAGAGCGAGCCTTCCAACACCGTTTGGATCTCCGTCGCCCGGGGATGGATGTGAGGAGGGTTAAGGCCAAACGGCGCGTAGTCCACCCGGGCCATGGAGATGCCGAGGGTGTTGAGGCCGGGAATTCGGTTCACGTTTAGGAGCGTCACGTTGGAGCCGACTTT comes from the Musa acuminata AAA Group cultivar baxijiao chromosome BXJ2-8, Cavendish_Baxijiao_AAA, whole genome shotgun sequence genome and includes:
- the LOC103995616 gene encoding putative germin-like protein 2-1 gives rise to the protein MAAAYALLLAALLALASSPTMARDPGALQDLCVADNTSNVFVNGFVCKNPKLVKAEDFFFSGLDEPRDTTNKVGSNVTLLNVNRIPGLNTLGISMARVDYAPFGLNPPHIHPRATEIQTVLEGSLYVGFVTSNPDNRLVTKVLRKGDVFVFPQGLIHFQFNYGTSKAVALSGLSSQNPGVITIANSVFGSKPAISDDILAKAFQVDKKIIDRIQAHF